A stretch of the Vigna radiata var. radiata cultivar VC1973A chromosome 7, Vradiata_ver6, whole genome shotgun sequence genome encodes the following:
- the LOC106768417 gene encoding probable phospholipid hydroperoxide glutathione peroxidase, which produces MNLLTFWNCISILFLVFAIFFYSHTYPSTSSLMAEQSSKSIYDFTVKDIRGNEVSLNDYSGKVILIVNVASQCGLTQTNYKELNVLYDKYKNQGFEILAFPCNQFAGQEPGNNEEIQEVVCTRFKAEFPIFDKVEVNGKNAAPLYKFLKEQKGGIFGDGIKWNFTKFLVNKEGKVVERYAPTTSPLKIEKDIEKLLQS; this is translated from the exons ATGAATTTGTTGACTTTCTGGAACTGCATATCAATCCTCTTTTTGGTTTTTGCTATCTTCTTCTATTCTCACACATATCCTTCAACTTCCTCTCTCATGGCTGAACAATCTTCCAAATCCATTTACGACTTCACTGTCAAG GACATCCGTGGAAACGAAGTGAGTCTGAATGATTACAGTGGGAAGGTTATACTGATTGTGAATGTTGCCTCACAATG TGGTTTGACACAGACAAATTACAAAGAGTTGAATGTATTGTACGACAAGTACAAGAATCAAG GATTTGAAATCTTGGCATTTCCATGCAACCAGTTTGCGGGACAGGAGCCAGGAAACAATGAAGAAATTCAGGAAGTTGTTTGCACTAGGTTCAAAGCTGAATTTCCTATCTTTGATAAG GTTGAAGTCAATGGGAAGAATGCAGCTCCCCTTTACAAGTTTTTGAAAGAGCAGAAAGGAGGAATATTTGGAGATGGTATCAAGTGGAACTTCACAAAGTTCTTAGTAAACAAAGAAGGGAAGGTTGTGGAGAGATATGCACCTACCACCTCACCCTTGAAAATCGAG AAAGACATTGAGAAGCTCTTGCAATCTTGA
- the LOC106769240 gene encoding MACPF domain-containing protein At1g14780: MGEGIAERALNSLGKGFDLTSDFRLKFCKGDERLVLLNETEKRELTVPGFGPIKDVSGDIKCDKGDCTRYQSDILTFNQMSELFNQKSSIPGRIPSGYFNTVFGFDESSWATDAANTKCLGIDGYFIKLFSVHIDRYPLVLSHQVLEAVPSSWDPPALARFIEKFGTHILVGLSIGGKDLVLVKQDVSSSLEPSELKRHLDELGNQLFTGTCSFLPRSKDQKYKVPQAFDVFGPQIVAFNSSTSVCAKDGISVICAKRGGDTQVSDHSEWLHTVPKKPDAVDFSFIPITSLLKGLPGKGFLSHAINLYLRYKPPMSDLPYFLDYQAHKLWAPVHNDLPLCTATNRTTSSPSLSFNLIGPKLYVNTSKVTVGKRPITGMRLFLEGMKCNRLAIHVQHLLNTPIMLKDKIQDTPIWSEEISDDRFFEAINGKKFSHVCTAPVKYDPRWSSDKDVAFIVTGAQLHVKKHESRSVLHLKLLFSQVSNCVVVKSSWTQGSSGLSQRSGIFSLISTSISGKDEKKPVVVLDSSVFPTGPPVPVQTHKLLKFVDTSQLCKGPQDSPGHWLVTGARLVLDKGKICLWAKFSLLNTGS, translated from the exons ATGGGGGAAGGCATAGCTGAGAGGGCGTTGAACAGTTTAGGAAAAGGCTTCGACTTGACCTCAGATTTCAGGCTCAAGTTCTGCAAAGGCGATGAACGTTTGGTTCTTCTCAACGAAACAGAGAAACGAGAGCTCACGGTGCCGGGTTTCGGACCCATCAAGGATGTCTCCGGTGACATAAAATGCGACAAGGGCGATTGCACCCGCTACCAATCCGACATCCTCACCTTCAATCAA ATGTCAGAGCTCTTCAACCAGAAGAGTTCGATCCCTGGGAGAATCCCATCTGGGTATTTCAACACCGTGTTTGGGTTTGATGAAAGTTCGTGGGCAACTGATGCTGCTAACACCAAGTGTTTGGGTATTGATGGTTATTTTATCAAACTCTTCAGTGTTCATATTGATCGGTACCCACTTGTTCTGTCTCATCAAGTCCTTGAAGCTGTTCCTTCTTCCTGGGATCCCCCTGCACTTGCAAG ATTCATTGAGAAGTTCGGGACACACATCCTTGTGGGGCTTAGCATTGGTGGCAAAGATTTAGTGTTGGTGAAGCAAGACGTGTCTTCCAGCTTGGAGCCATCAGAGCTGAAGAGGCACTTGGATGAGCTTGGAAATCAATTATTCACTGGGACATGCAGCTTCCTTCCAAGGTCTAAAGACCAAAAATACAAG GTCCCACAGGCTTTTGATGTCTTTGGTCCACAAATCGTTGCCTTCAATAGCTCTACATCAGTTTGTGCAAAAGAT GGAATTAGTGTGATATGCGCAAAAAGGGGAGGGGACACCCAAGTGAGCGACCATAGTGAATGGCTTCACACAGTTCCAAAGAAACCAGATGCTGTTGATTTTAGCTTCATTCCCATCACTTCTCTTCTTAAAGGTCTTCCAGGCAAAGGCTTCCTATCCCATGCCATCAACCTCTACCTTCGAT ATAAGCCTCCCATGTCAGATTTACCCTACTTTCTTGACTATCAAGCACACAAGCTTTGGGCTCCCGTTCACAATGATCTTCCACTGTGTACAGCCACCAACAGAACCACCTCTTCACCTTCTCTCAGTTTCAACTTGATAGGTCCCAAGCTTTATGTAAACACTTCAAAG GTAACAGTTGGTAAAAGGCCAATCACAGGGATGCGCTTGTTTCTTGAGGGAATGAAATGCAACAG GTTAGCCATACACGTTCAACATCTATTGAACACTCCAATAATGCTTAAGGACAAAATACAGGACACCCCAATATGGTCAGAAGAAATCAGTGATGACCGTTTCTTTGAAGCAATCAATGGGAAGAAATTTTCCCATGTATGTACAGCACCAGTAAAGTATGATCCTAGATGGAGCTCTGATAAGGATGTGGCCTTTATAGTCACAGGTGCACAACTTCATGTGAAGAAACATGAATCAAGGAGTGTCCTTCATCTGAAGTTGTTGTTCTCTCAGGTGTCTAATTGCGTTGTTGTAAAATCAAGTTGGACACAGGGCTCTTCTGGGTTATCACAGAGGTCTGGCATTTTCTCATTAATAAGCACTTCAATTTCGggtaaagatgaaaaaaaaccAGTAGTGGTTTTGGACTCAAGTGTGTTTCCAACAGGACCCCCAGTGCCTGTGCAAACACATAAGCTGTTGAAATTTGTAGACACCTCACAATTGTGTAAAGGTCCACAAGATAGTCCTGGCCATTGGTTGGTCACAGGTGCAAGGTTGGTCTTGGACAAGGGTAAGATATGCTTATGGGCTAAGTTCTCTTTGTTAAATACTGGTTCATGA
- the LOC106766596 gene encoding putative pentatricopeptide repeat-containing protein At3g23330, producing MSSTQSATRRILRNPNTVVSAFHAKQLHAQIVKARATPHSLSLAWVCIIKCYTAYGLLRHSLTTFNLMRASGVSPDRHVFPSLLKASTLLKHFPLAQSLHASAIRLGFHFDLYTANALMNVYSKFHPHLSGNHLLDQFPQTHHYRNNYNNSNNDNNNFTVKIDSVRKVFDRMPVRDVVSWNTVIAGNAQNGMYEEALDLVREMGRQNLRPDSFTLSSVLPIFAEHVDVIKGKEIHGYAVRHGFDKDVFIGSSLIDMYAKCTHVELSVRAFYLLSNRDAISWNSIIAGCVQNGRFDQGLGFFRLMLKEKEKPMQVSFSSVVPACAHLTALNLGKQLHGYIIRLGFDGNKFIASSLVDMYAKCGNIKMARYIFDRIRERDMVSWTAIIMGCAMHGHALDAVSLFEMMLLDGVKPCYVSFIGVLTACNHSGLVDEGWKYFNSMQSDFGIAPGLEHYAAVADLLGRAGRLEEAYDFISNMAVEPAGSVWSALLAACRAHKNIELAEKVVDKILLVDPENMGAYVMMSNIYSAAQRWRDAARLRVHLRRKGLKKTPGCSWIEVGNKVHTFLAGDKSHPYYDKINEALNILLEQMEKEGYVLDTKEVLHDVDEEHKRDLLRTHSERLAIAFGIISTTAGTTIRVIKNIRVCVDCHTAIKFMAKIVGREIIVRDNSRFHHFRNGSCSCGDYW from the coding sequence ATGAGTTCCACCCAAAGTGCGACGAGAAGAATCCTCCGCAACCCGAACACGGTGGTTTCCGCCTTCCACGCGAAACAGCTCCACGCGCAAATCGTGAAAGCCAGAGCAACTCCGCACTCTCTCTCCCTCGCGTGGGTCTGCATTATAAAATGCTACACCGCTTACGGCCTCCTCCGTCACTCCCTCACCACCTTCAACCTTATGCGCGCTTCCGGCGTCTCCCCCGACCGCCATGTGTTTCCTTCCCTCCTCAAAGCGTCCACGCTTCTTAAACATTTTCCTCTAGCTCAGTCGCTCCACGCCTCCGCCATTCGCCTCGGCTTCCACTTCGATTTGTACACCGCCAACGCGTTGATGAACGTCTACTCCAAATTCCACCCTCACCTTTCCGGCAACCACTTGCTCGACCAATTTCCCCAAACGCACCACTACcgtaataattataataacagtaacaatgataataataattttactgtGAAAATAGACTCTGTTAGAAAGGTGTTTGACAGAATGCCTGTTAGGGATGTTGTTTCGTGGAACACTGTTATTGCCGGGAATGCGCAGAATGGTATGTATGAAGAGGCGTTGGACTTGGTTAGGGAAATGGGTAGGCAAAACTTGAGGCCTGATTCCTTTACTTTGTCTAGCGTTCTTCCTATTTTTGCGGAGCATGTTGATGTTATCAAAGGAAAGGAAATTCATGGCTATGCCGTTAGACACGGGTTTGACAAGGATGTTTTCATTGGAAGTAGCTTGATTGATATGTATGCGAAGTGTACTCATGTGGAGCTCTCCGTTCGTGCCTTTTACCTCTTGTCTAATCGAGACGCCATTTCGTGGAATTCCATCATTGCTGGCTGTGTGCAGAATGGGAGATTTGATCAGGGGCTCGGGTTCTTTCGTCTAATGttgaaggagaaggagaagccAATGCAGGTTTCATTCTCGAGTGTTGTACCGGCCTGTGCTCACTTGACAGCCTTGAACTTGGGGAAGCAACTTCATGGATATATAATTAGACTTGGGTTTGATGGTAACAAGTTTATAGCTAGCTCTTTGGTGGACATGTATGCCAAATGTGGTAATATTAAGATGGCTAGGTATATTTTTGACAGAATACGTGAGCGTGACATGGTTTCTTGGACCGCCATCATTATGGGATGTGCGATGCACGGGCATGCCCTTGATGCAGTTTCCTTGTTTGAGATGATGCTACTCGATGGAGTGAAGCCCTGTTATGTGTCATTTATTGGTGTTTTAACTGCCTGTAATCATTCTGGGTTGGTGGATGAAGGATGGAAGTATTTTAACAGTATGCAATCGGATTTTGGTATTGCTCCTGGCCTGGAGCACTATGCTGCTGTTGCGGACCTTCTTGGTAGAGCAGGAAGGTTGGAGGAAGCCTATGACTTTATTTCTAACATGGCTGTGGAACCAGCAGGAAGTGTGTGGTCAGCATTGTTAGCTGCTTGTAGGGCTCATAAGAATATTGAATTGGCTGAAAAGGTTGTTGACAAAATCCTTTTGGTTGACCCTGAGAACATGGGGGCGTATGTTATGATGTCCAACATCTATTCAGCCGCCCAAAGATGGAGAGATGCTGCGAGATTGAGAGTCCACCTGAGGAGAAAGGGCTTGAAGAAGACTCCAGGATGCAGCTGGATTGAGGTTGGGAACAAAGTACACACTTTTCTGGCTGGAGACAAATCACATCCATATTATGACAAAATAAACGAGgcgttgaatattttgttagaacAGATGGAGAAAGAAGGTTACGTCCTTGACACAAAGGAGGTGCTACATGATGTTGATGAGGAGCATAAACGCGACCTGTTGCGCACCCACAGTGAGAGACTTGCGATAGCATTTGGCATCATTAGCACTACTGCTGGTACAACCATCCGTGTAATAAAGAACATCCGGGTGTGCGTGGATTGCCACACCGCAATTAAATTTATGGCAAAGATTGTTGGCAGGGAAATCATTGTAAGGGATAATAGCCGATTTCACCATTTTAGAAATGGATCTTGTTCGTGTGGAGACTACTGGTGA